One window from the genome of Desulfomonilia bacterium encodes:
- the phoU gene encoding phosphate signaling complex protein PhoU, which translates to MLEERKLIELRKELIDNAALVETMIEKSVRGLKEKDARLLESVINEDEPRANDYEIAIDEMCVSTIAQHQPATKPLRTILMILNISTTLERMADHAVTISESALFLIGQPPVKPLIDIPRMAEVTVSMLKNAIDSFVNEDAGLAMAVCERDSIVDALRTQIIRELVSCMITDPLTVERALHLMKIASNMERIADLATNICEDVIYMVQGKVIKHHKA; encoded by the coding sequence ATGCTTGAAGAAAGAAAACTTATAGAACTCAGAAAAGAACTGATCGACAATGCAGCGCTTGTCGAGACCATGATCGAAAAAAGCGTAAGGGGGCTCAAGGAAAAAGATGCCCGCCTTCTTGAATCCGTAATAAATGAAGATGAGCCAAGGGCGAATGATTATGAAATCGCTATCGATGAGATGTGCGTTTCAACAATAGCACAGCATCAGCCTGCAACCAAGCCTCTTAGAACGATACTCATGATACTGAATATATCGACGACACTCGAGCGCATGGCTGACCATGCCGTAACGATTTCGGAAAGCGCCCTGTTCCTCATAGGTCAGCCACCCGTAAAACCGCTCATAGATATACCCCGTATGGCTGAAGTAACCGTGTCGATGCTGAAGAACGCCATCGATTCATTTGTAAATGAAGACGCCGGGCTGGCTATGGCGGTCTGCGAAAGGGACAGCATAGTGGACGCGTTGAGAACCCAGATTATCAGAGAGCTTGTATCCTGCATGATAACCGACCCGCTGACAGTTGAAAGGGCCCTGCACCTCATGAAGATCGCCTCGAACATGGAACGCATAGCCGACCTGGCTACAAACATCTGCGAGGACGTCATCTATATGGTTCAGGGAAAGGTGATCAAACATCACAAGGCCTGA